The following are from one region of the Oncorhynchus tshawytscha isolate Ot180627B linkage group LG24, Otsh_v2.0, whole genome shotgun sequence genome:
- the LOC112223371 gene encoding urotensin-2 receptor-like, which translates to MTDVRRSREEQRQRAQTDIANVNTQPAPVRFTSKLNCCVFYNFSTINTILLQQRNDIGEALRDAMNHNSTVNQNVSLPAPNSGSGSIVDELVITSTFGTLLSVVYIVGVTGNVYTLVVMCHSIRFATSMYISIINLALADLLYLSTIPFVVCTYFLKDWYFGDVGCRILLSLDLLTMHASIFTLTVMCTERYLAVTKPLDTVWRSKSYRKALAWGVWLLSLFLTLPMTVMVTETTKSAPDGAVKRMCAPTWAPRAYKIYLTVLFGTSIVAPGLIIGYLYTKLAGTYLESQKNSVVNKRNMRSPKQKVLVMIFTIVLVFWACFLPFWIWQLFPLYHNKPLSLASNTRTCINYLVACLTYTNSCINPFLYTLLTKNYREYLKNRHKSFYRYTSSFKQRTPSLYSCGKSASSSNQFEFNSEILVMGTVRGQ; encoded by the coding sequence ATGACTGACGTCAGGAGAAGCCGAGAGGAGCAGAGGCAGCGAGCGCAGACCGATATCGCCAACGTTAACACACAACCTGCACCGGTGCGCTTCACTAGCAAATTAAACTGCTGCGTCTTTTACAACTTCTCCACCATAAACACAATACTGTTACAACAACGGAACGACATCGGAGAGGCTCTACGCGACGCGATGAACCACAACAGTACTGTTAACCAGAACGTCAGTCTGCCCGCTCCAAACAGCGGCTCGGGGAGCATTGTGGATGAGCTGGTTATCACCTCCACTTTCGGGACCTTGTTGTCGGTCGTCTACATAGTCGGCGTGACGGGGAATGTGTACACTCTGGTAGTGATGTGTCATTCTATCCGCTTCGCCACCTCTATGTACATCTCCATCATTAATCTAGCGCTAGCGGACCTCCTGTATCTCTCCACCATCCCGTTCGTGGTGTGCACCTACTTCCTCAAAGACTGGTACTTCGGAGATGTGGGCTGCCGCATTCTCCTCAGCCTGGACCTGCTCACCATGCACGCGAGCATCTTTACCCTCACTGTGATGTGCACGGAGCGATACCTGGCCGTCACCAAGCCCCTGGACACGGTCTGGCGCTCCAAGAGCTACCGCAAAGCCCTGGCCTGGGGGGTCTGgcttctctcccttttcctcacCTTACCCATGACGGTCATGGTCACCGAGACCACCAAGAGCGCGCCCGACGGAGCAGTGAAGAGGATGTGCGCGCCAACATGGGCACCCCGGGCGTATAAGATCTACCTGACCGTTTTATTTGGCACGAGCATCGTGGCGCCTGGGTTGATTATCGGCTATCTGTATACAAAGTTAGCCGGCACTTATTTAGAGTCCCAGAAGAACTCAGTCGTCAACAAAAGGAACATGCGATCCCCGAAGCAGAAAGTCTTGGTAATGATTTTCACTATAGTTCTGGTGTTCTGGGCGTGTTTCCTTCCGTTCTGGATATGGCAATTGTTCCCGTTGTACCACAACAAACCGTTAAGCCTAGCCTCTAACACGCGCACCTGTATTAACTACCTGGTGGCCTGTCTCACCTACACCAACAGCTGCATTAACCCTTTCCTCTACACCCTCCTCACTAAGAACTATAGGGAATACCTGAAGAACAGACACAAGAGCTTCTACCGCTACACGTCGTCGTTTAAGCAGCGTACTCCCAGCTTGTATTCCTGCGGGAAGTCGGCATCCTCCTCGAATCAGTTTGAGTTTAACTCGGAGATCCTGGTGATGGGGACTGTGAGGGGACAGTGA